The segment CAGATGAGGAGCTATATTATCGATTTAATCCGGAAAGTTTTACTTCTTTAAAAGAAACGTATAATCCTTTACCAGATCATTATCATGTAAGGAAAATGGATAGAGAAGTCATCGAGAAAGATTCAGATGGAATTCTATCTGAAGTGCTGGAAGAAGTTTGGTATTCCCTTGAAGACTTTTATACGCATGGGCTCGGATATTGCGTGACAAAGGGAAATGAAGTCGTAAGCGCCTGTTTTTCTTGCTGTGTTTTTGAAAACAGACATGAAATAAGTGTTGAAACATATGATGAGCAGCACATGAACAAGGGACTGGCCACTTTGGTGTGTTCTGCCTATTTGGAACATTGTATGAAAGAGGGCTTAACTCCTCTATGGTCAACATTGAAAACGAATCCGGAGTCTAAACATTTGGCAGAAAAGCTAGGTTTTGAATTCGAATCCAAACGGAAAACATTCGAGTTTGAATGGTCATCATGATTGTACACATTAATGCCCGATCCAAACGGATCGGGCATTTATATTTGTTCGCTAGATGAGGATGTTTGGCTCTCATCTCATGGTAGACATGTTTGTTAAGCACGATCAATCGTCCATCGGTTCGCCCGTCGTAATTTTAAAACTGCCAAACTCATTCTCTTCAGGGTCACCAATCAATGTCACAGTGAATAAGCCACTTTGATCGTCATTTAATTGTCCTTTCAGCAAATCGCTTTTGTAAACAAGTTCGTATTCCGTATCTCGCGTTTTGCTTTTCCCTTCTCTGATCAACTTTGAGTCTTTCGGAATGAAGTTTTGAATGGTGGTTGCCTTTTCCTCTTTTGTACTTAATGAACTCTTTACAGTAACCGCTGTAATGATTAAGTGATTGTCCGCATACACGGTGAACTTTTCAAATTCCGCGGCATTCATAGGAGGCAATCTGATTTCTTCAATTTCGGCTTCACTGCCTTTTGAATCTCCAGTTAGTTTTTTGGATTCTTGATACATTTTTTTAGCTCGTTTCATAATGTCTTCTACTTTATTGGTGCCGTATAGGTCATCTAACGTCGAAAGAGGATCACCAAGACCACCTTTTGGCGTGATTTGATCAACAGGCTTCGCCTTTTCCTTTGAAGGGGCAGAATCTTTCTTTTGTTGCTCGCCCTGACTGCTGGCAGCATCCTTATCGTTGGACGAGGAAGCGCTATCAGTCGAAGCACAGCCATACAAAGCCATCAAGAATATACCAAACAGAACGGGCAGCATCATTTTTTTAAAAATAATCAATCACCTCTAATCTGATACGATCATTTGGAGAAAATGCTAAAATAAGCACTCTATGAAAAAGTATAACAAATCATCAAGAGATGCGTAAAATGATAAATCTATTATATGATATACAAGCCGTATAGTATGATGTGTGTTAGTTTTGGCTGGGAACCGGTGCTCAAAGCAGTATTATATGCATTCGGATTTTTGTTTGGACGATAGGTTTTTATTTGATAATTGGTTAGGTTTCTGTAATGATTTTTAAGATTACTATGAATCTTACTGCTTCACTGTCAGCTTATCAAGAAAAAGCGCGTGATCACTTTTTAAGTTTGGAAAGGTTAGCCGAAAACGAATGGCCATTGCTGAAGCTGCCATGCCAAAAATCAGCCACTTGGGGAGACAATAATCATCGGACGAATAAACTCTTATGCAGATTGGAAGAAAACATTGCGACTTACACATTCCTATTATAATATCTTTATGATACTACTCGATTGAGGAGAAAAATCCATGATGGAGACTCCAGAGCCATCTGTCAGAAAATCATTTCGGAGGTCTGAAACATGATCGAAACAAAGCATCTGTTTGTCATTCCCCTGCAACTGAAATATGCAAAAGCTGCAACAGAAGGAAGAAAAAAGCTGGAGTCTATCTTCCCTTACCATGTTTCGACACAGTGGCCAAGCCCTGAATGCGCCGAGATCCTGCCTTCCATTGCAAAAACCTTGGATCATGACTCAGCCAAAAGCTTATGGCACAGACTCGTCATTCACAAAGGGGACCGTAAGCTCATCGGGGAAGTCGGTTGTAAAGGCCAGCCGGATTCCCAAGGGAAAGTGGAGATCGGATACGGGATTGTACCTGAATACCGAAACCGGGGATATGCCAGCGAAGTAACCAAAGCATGGGTGCAATGGCTACTTCAGCGTCCTGAGATCCATAAAGTGACAGCCACTTGCAAGAAAGATAACCCATCTTCAGCCAGAGTACTGGAAAAAGCCGGATTTAAAAAAACGAACCACGATCAAGACATCCTTTATTGGGAAAACGGATAACAACGAAAAGGGCCTCGAATATTTTCAAGGCCCTTTTAATAACTCATCTTGCTTTCATTAACGACTGAGCGCACTGGTAATCCGTCCTTTGGTCTCCATCCTCATAATCCACAATATGATTAATCCACCTGCCAGTGTCATCATTCCATAAAACAGATAAGTAGCGAAGACATTGAACCAGTCAATCAACAAGCCACCCAGTAAAGTAAAAAACCAGCTTCCCAACCCGGTCCCCACCGCTGAGTATAAAGCGATGGCTGTGGTCGCCACCTCCCGTGGCGCAATATTTTGTACGTATTGCAGGGCCGCAGGGATAAACAACCCTACTGACAAGCCCTGTGTAAAGGTAGTGACATATACCCAAAACACTGAGGGTTCAAAAAAATAAAAGATCCACCGCAGTCCTCCCACCACCGTTGCCATCATAATGACGCTCAGTAAACCCTGCCTTCGAATCCAGGCCCCGGCTATTTTCATAAAAGGCGCCTCACTTCCCGCCGCAAACAAAAAACCCAAACCCACCCCGGCTAAGCTTCCTCCCAGATCCTGAATCAACAAGCCAAAATAAAAGTTGTTAGCTTGAACAGGTCCATACACTAAAAAAGTAACAATCAGAAACAGGGGAAATTGAGGTATCTTGATTAAGCGGTACAAACTCGAGCGAAAATCCACCTCGAAGGATACTTTTTCCTGGGGAAGCTTCAAACTGATTATCGCACATAACCACATCACCAGGGCGAATACATAAAAAATCACCCATAATCCGACAGATTCGGATGCTTCTCCCATTAAATAAGCGGCACTGGCAAAACCGATTGCTCCCCACAACCGCAAATTGCCATAGTCCCCTCCCTGACGATGAACGTAACCCATCGCCAAGCTGTCTGAAATAGGTACAATTCCCGCCTGAAAAGTAGCCAGAGCCACTGCGATGACCAACATCCACACATAATCAGTGGCAAAAAGATAACCCAAGCCCCATGTTCCGGTAGCGGACACAGTTAAGACCAAAACAACTTTGGAACGTCGGGTCACATCACAAATCATTCCCCACACAGGCTGAGCCAAGACCATCACCACAGGTCCAATGGACATAATCGTACCGATCTGCGTACCACTCAGCTGTGCCTCCTCTCGAAAATAAACGGTTAAAAGGGAGAAAAACCCACCGAATCCAAAAAAAATAAGGTAAAAAACCAAACTGAAATAAATGCGGGGTGCCAAACCATTCTGATTCATTCCTTGCTTCCTCTCTTTTTCCGAATCGATTCCTTTACTTCTTAATCCTTGCAAACAAAGCGGCGGTTTGCAAGCCTTTGTTCGAGATTCCATACCATGGGACAACAAAAAAACCTTCGGCATTGGATGGCCGAAGGCGGGGGATCTTATTCGTTTTTTTGTTGACGAAGGGACAGGAATACCCTCCGTCTTATTATAGCGATGCAGGACCAATATCCACCAGAAAAATATGTCCAAATCATGAATAATACAGTATTGTGATAAAAAATTTTACAATTAATAACCTGACTGTTTGATGAGGTCAACGGCGGCAATTACCCGGAGTCACCTTGCTTCTGTACGGTATGGATGACAAAAACCCGCCATGACAGGCGGGTTTTTGCTGGCTTCAAACTCATGTTGTCGACGAGTATTTTTCCAGAGATCGCTTCGAAACTTTCCAATTCCCACCATTCTTATCCCGATGGCTGGCAATTTTCCCTTCTTTGATGGCTTTCAGGATGTCGGTAATCGAGACATCGATTACCTTTGCCGCTTCACTGACGGAGAGGAAGCGATCCCTTTGGGCAGGTTCCTGGTTAACCAGGCTATCCGGTTTGGGAGTCATGATTTTTTGTCGAATGGCCAGCCGATACTCAAGGTCTTCCACAACATGAAAAAGAGGCTTCTTAGCAATTTCTCTTGTAATGGCACGTTTGCCTTCCATAAGCGGATTACTTGGAGATTGCATCAGACGCAAGTAGTCACCACGAGGCATATTGGTTTTGTAGGCGGAAAGACATTCCCTGTAAAAAGCGTACTCTCTTTCAGACAGTATGTGCAGATCAACAATTCTGCCGTCCAGTGTAATATGGATGTCATGCACTGAAGCCATCTCCTCCCGGATCAATATCGAATCAAACATACCTATAAAACCATACTTTATGAAATGGAAAAACGGCTGAACCGTAAGGAAAATCTGGGATCAGCCGTTTACACTGGCGGGAACGTGTGGGAATCGAACCCACCGGAGACGCAACGCGCCTCCCGCTCGGCTTTGAAGGCCGGGGGGGACACCAGCACCCCATCCGCTCCCATGAAACTGAAAATATCTTATCACACAGTGGCAGGTGAAAGCCAAACAGAAAAAGGAAATGGAGATACAGAGAAAGAAAAGAGTTCCATCAAGGAACCCATTAGATCGAAATAAAATATGTCTTACAAGGCAAAACAAAAAAACCACCCCCAAGGGCAGTTTATTGTTCTCTCTTTTGTTTATAGGTACAGACATAACTGTCCCCTTCTTCTTTGACAGACAGTACATCTTCCTTGATGGTTACTTCCACGGGAATGGATACAGAACCGATCTCCAAACGGTATTGATCATCCTTAACATGTTTGTATGTACCGGATTCTGACTGGCCATCTTCAAATTCCAATGCTATTTTTTGATCTCCCTGAAAAGAGATCTTATTGAAGCATCCAGCGGAATCTTGATTGGTAACCACCCATTCCCCTTCCAGGCCGGAACTGCAACCGACTAAAAAGAACAAAAGGAATAACGATAAAAACGCCTTTCTCACAGTAAACCACTCCCAGATAATAATCTTCGATGCTTATTAACAATAGTATACAACAGCACCATAAGATGAAGTCAAAAAGAGTGGTTTTCCTGGAAATCCGAAATGTTTTTTGGGTTCATCCCGACATTTCAGTGATTTTTTTGATAGCAGCGGCTTATTGTACAAAGTATTTAAAAAAGGATCCCTGAACATCCAGTCTTTCATACCATATCTTGATAAAACATCTTTGACCCTCTTAAGCCTTAGTATCTCGTTTAGTAGGTTTCAAACTGATATCCCGATTCTTACATGGATGGTGATCACACAAAAAAACATAAAAGCAATGTACACCTGCAAAGTAAGTTCTGATCCATTTCGATAGAATGTATTTGTGTCGGAGCTCTTGCTTGCCAAACAAAAAAACTCCGCCGTCATAGGCGGGTTTCTTTGTTGTTGGGGGGGCAGGGCAAACGTCCTCTGACCATCGTAGCTTAGACTCCATCACTGGTCGTACTTGCCATCAAAATGGCATTTTCAGTATCTTGTAGATTTCATCTCTCCAACGTTGGTTTGCCTCGGCAAAAACGTCGACCAAATTTTCAGGCCCAACCAAACTGTTGCTGATATTCATCAAGTTGGCAGATACCTTATACAGTTCCTTTTTTCTTTTATGAGGCATGAATTTAACGGCATAGACTGTGGCACAGAACTGGGCTGACTGTTCCCGCAGTTTGTGTGATGCTTCCAAGGTTCTCTGATTGGCTATCGTCCCTGGATGACTGTAAACATCCTCATACTGGATTAAGCTGTGTAAAACCTCACCTGAACACCGATTCAACTCATGAAGCGGATCAATCCACCCCTTTAATACGATCTGATACAAAAGGAGAATAACAACACCCAAGCTTACGGTTAAAGTGGCTGTCAATAGGCTGGCCATGTTGCACCTCAAATGATGATGTATAAAATTTTATCACTGTCATCGATCATATCAGAAGTTTACTCAATATGCGAACCCAGCCATTGATCCAATGTATTACCGGTCTTGTCCGGTTGACACAAAATGCTTCTCTATGTCCTCCAACAGCAACCGAGCCGCTTTAATTCCACCAGCGGTATTCCATATCGCTTCATTTACCTTATAAATTTCATTTTCCTTTGCTACTTTCATCTTTTTCCAAAGAGGATCTTGCATCCAATCTTTTTCCGTTTCCGTCGCTTTTACATCTCCATCACGATCCGAAGTGAAGTAGAAGAGGACATCCCCGTCCATGTCCGGAATTCTTTCCTTGGTCACTTCTTCGATAAAGGTTTTCTTATCTTGGGACTCAGGTCGGGCAAAGCCCAACTGCTCCAACAACACACCGGCAAAGGTATCCTTATTGTAGATTCGCACCTGTCCTGGTAAGAAGCGAACGAGTGAGATCTCCTTCTTCCTCTGATCACCCAACTTTTCTTTAACCTCACTCACTTGAGAATCAAACTCCTTCAGGAGCTCTTCTCCTTCTTTTTTCTTGTTCATCGCTTCTGCATACAGCATCATATTCTTCTTCCAGTTACCGGATAAATTCTCCGACATAACCGTGGGGGCAATTCCGGAAAGTTGTTTGTAGGCTTTTTCTTGGCGAACCTTGGTACCAATGATCAGATCCGGCTTCAGTCCCGCAATCATTTCGATATTGGGCTGCACTTCATCCCCGACCATTTTAACCCCTTTCATATCCTCCTTAATGTGGTCATACCAGGGGTTCCCGATCCATGATTTCACAGCTCCTACGGGTTTCACACCAAGTGCCAAAGCGGCTTCCGTCCCTTCATTGGTAAGTACCACCACTCGTTTGGGGGTACCCTGGATCTTTGTTTCCCCCATGGCATGCTGGATCACACGAACCTCCCCTCCTTTATCAGAAGAGGTATCCTCACTCCCACAACCAGATATCAGCGCAACCATACCCAACAGCACAAACCATAACCAACCCGCTCTTCCTTCAATACCAGCCTTCATAGCCGTCTCTCCTGTCATTTAAATAACTGATATTGATAATCCTTATCATTATCAGTTATACTATAGACACGGGTGGTTCCTTTGTCAATCACCAGATGTATCGTTACATCCTTTGTACCAAAAAAAGTGGGATTCCCTTGCCAAATGGCAACGAGAACGTACCAGTACACGTCCCTCCCACCTGAAATTTGGATAACCAACACGTCTGTCATCATACATACAAAGGCGGGAGCTTAATGCCAATCACTAAATCACTCAATCGATCCGATCAACTTCATGATATTGAAGAACAATTTACAGGATTACACCTTACCTCTTCTTCTGCGACAGGAAACCTTATTTCCGGAGAGATGCTGTTATCTGTCCATAACATGGAAGCGATTCTTTCAGAACGAAAAGAATCCTTACAAACACAGCGATCCTTTGTAGCCGCCTCTTTATTTAGCAAGTACTATTGCCACCTGATAAGCAGTGTGTGTTACGGAATGACAAAGTACCGACTTCGCCTCCCGGTCACCTTGTCCTCTCTGCAAATCGGGGTAGACCCCTTTCTGACAATCCACATCTCCGAACAAGAAATCCAGCCAATGGATTACCTTATGATTAAACAGGAAAAAACGGCCTTGATTCAATCCATGATCGATCAAAATCTGGTACCGTTGTTTCATCATTTAATCACCCTTACCGACTTGCCGATCAAGGTGCTGTGGGAAAATGCTTACCTGTATATTCGTGCCGTTTACCGCAAGCTGTTGGAGCAGGCAGAAGATCCTGCACAACAAGAGGACATTTACCAAGACTACGATGAGGTATGTCGTTTGCTGGCTCCCTACCATCAACATATAACACCCCTTAAAGAACCGACCCACCTCCGAAAAACCTGTTGTTTCAAGTATTTATTGCCTGCGGGTAAACGGTGTAAAGCCTGTTGCAATCGGAATAGCCTAAGTGAATAGCCGAAAGGATTTTATTAAAAATCCCCTCTGGGCTAACAGTATGCTCCTTGCTTGTTACTGTCATCCTAAAGGGGATTACAAGATTTCTTTCAGACAGAGGTGAAGATACCATGAAGATTGTTCAGTGGTCTCTGCGACCCTCTGTACCTGACGATCTCCATTTCGTCTTTCAATTAAATAAACAAAACATGCGACACTATGTGGAGAAAATCCGAGGTTGGGATGATGAAGCCGAGTGGCAGGACATGAAAAGCAAGTTTCAACCTGGTCATGACCGAATCATCGTTGTGGGAAAGGAAGACAGTGGCGTTCTCGCTGTTGACACCACTGATAAGGAGATCTTTCTCCGTCATATCGAACTACTCCCCCGATATCACAACATTGGAATCGGCACCATGCTGATCCAACAACTGCTTAACCGTTCTAAGAAGACGGGCCGATCTGTTCGGCTAACCGTACTGAAAGATAATCCCGCTGTCAGACTGTATCAACGATTAGGTTTTGTCATAACAAAAAAGATGCCTCTAAAATATGAAATGACGGCCAAGCCTACTTCAAGATGAGTAATCACTGGAATCAATGTTCCACGTCGGTATGGACCAAATGACAAGGTGATATAGGTAAGTCAGACAAGCTTTTCTTTAAAAATGAAGGATAAAGGGCAATCTCTTCGAGTCTTTGGATATCATGCCATTGAAACAAGAGAGGAGCCCCGTCATCCTCCCTCTGAAAGATCCCCTCTGTTGTACAGATCGAATCCTCATCGGGCAGAAACATACGATAATAAAAGGCCAGTTCATGAACCTCCCGATCTTCATAATGATAAAAATTTTCCACAATCCACAGCAAGTTCTCCACCCTGGCCTGCACGCCCAATTCTTCTTGCATCTCCCTTGCCAGAGTTTCCCGGGTCGGTTCCATCAGTTCCCCCCGGCCTCCTGGCATTGTCCAAAATGCTTCTCCCGGTAACCGGTGCAACAACACTCGTCCCTGATGCAACGCCACACCTGCCACCCGGAAGTTAAACCGACCCTGATTCGTTTCAAATGTCAGCATGGATGCTCTCCTTTTCTGTAACAATAACCTGAGCCCTCTCGCATTACCATGGTGATGATGCCATTTTCAGGACTCCGGTAACAATTTAGCCATATAGTATTCATCTACATACTGCCTGTCCACCCATAGGGCATCCCGCTTTATTCCTTCCACTTGAAAGCCCATTTTTCGATAAAGTGCGATCCCCTGTTCATTATGAGTCATTACCGTTAACTCCAACCGATGAATCTTTTGCTCCTCAGCCCACTTCTCCATGGTTTGAAAAAGACGGGTACCCCATCCTTTTCCTGTGTGAGACTGAAGAATACCGATCACAAGGTATCCGACATGCCGGTTTCGGTGATATTCTCCTCTTTTGACACTTAAAAATCCTACCAGTTCCCTCTGCTCCTCCACCACCCAAATGGCGTGTTTAGCCTCATCTAAAACATCTCCAATCATCTTTTCTGTCTGTTCTCGTGTATCCCTGCGCTCATCTGGTTCCATCAACATAAAGGAAGTTTCTCTGTCCAATCCTTGCCGCAGACGAACAAAAGCTTCTGCATCCTCTCGCCGGATCCAACGAATCATCCTCCACCCTCCTTGCCGTTATCACATACTTTCATTGTAGCAAAATATTTTTCTCCAGACTTTATCACAAGGTTTAGAAGGCAAAACGAAATCAAACCGAACCGGCAGCCGTTATTTTATGTCGGCCACCTGTTCGGTTTACAAAAGACAAAAAATAAACAGCCTCATTACAAACTTAATCTCTCACACTGCTTGGCACACCCTTCCTCTTACAGGAAACGGGAACCGGACATCCATTGTCCTCCATCTACAGTCAAGCATTCCCCATTGATAAACTCCGCTTCCGGAGAAAAAAGAAAGGCGGCGGCTCCGGCGATCTCTTCCAATTTACCAAACCTCCGAGCCGGAATGGAGGCAAGAACTCGTTTGTGCATTTGCTCATTCAGGATCAATTTTTCCACCCCACCGGTCTGTTCGATGGGACCCGGTGCGATACAATTAACACGAATTCCATACTTGCTGCCCCATTCCACAGCCAAAGAACGGCTCATCGCCAATACTCCCGCTTTGGCTGCAGCAGAATGGACCACCCCTGCCGCACCTGTCCAAGCATAGGTAGCCACAATGTTCACCACAGAACCTTTCTGTTTGTTTGCAATCCATTCCTTAGCCACAGCCTGAGTACAATACCAGGTTCCATTGAGGACAATATCAATGACGGAATGCCAGCCATTGTGGGACAACTCTTCTGATGGCACAACAAAATTACCTGCCGCATTGTTGACCAGATAATCGATGGTCCCAAAGGTTTCCTTCGTTTGTTCTACCAAGGCTTGAACTTGTTCCGGTTTCCGCACATCCATGGGAAAGGCCAAGATCTCTCCGGCCAAGGACTCCATTTCCTGTTTAGCCTTGTCCAACTTTTCCGAATCACGTCCTGTAATCACCACATTGGCTCCCTCACGACAAAACCGGGTCGCCATCCCTTTCCCCATTCCACTGGAACCACCTGTTACAATCACGGTTTTTCCTTTCACTTGCTTCACCCTCCCCAAAATGAATGAACACCCATTCAATAAAATGGGACAGTATGCCCTGAGCGGACAATCGAAACACCTACCGGCGACATAAATGACTTCGGACAAATAGACCAGAATGAAGCTTACCCGCCTCTTCATCCTATCTGACAGCAAAAAAGTCGTCAATAAAAGAAACGGAAAACTCATTTCTCCCCTTAACCCTGACAAAATGGGGTACAGGTTCCCTATGTTCATTCCTTTTTAACATGGAAACAAGGGATCTCTACGACTGATGGCGAATCGTTTATATGTACAACAAAGTTCAGATCACCTGTGGGGGAGAGGATATCCTTGTTTATCAAGAACTGTTTGACACCCAAAGATGACATCGTCACCGTAACTCCAGACACCCCTCTTGGGCAAGCCCTGGACATGTTGGATCGGAAACAGCTTCATTCGCTACCGGTGGTCGATGAAAATGGATCCTTCATTGGCATAACCGGGTACAGTTTTATTTTCAAAAAGCTGTTGGAACAATACGGACACAATATGAACAACGATTGGATCGGCCAAAAAGTGGAAGATACGGTTCATGAGATGACTCCCATCCGCATTGACGGGGACTTTGAAGAAACCTTCCCGGTTATTGTTCGCTATCCTTTTGTACCCGTGGTCGATGAAGACGACACGACTTTTTTGGGTATCGTCAAAATCAGTGATATCGAAACCGTCATCACTTCCACTTACGGACACAACCTACCCGGTGTTCGGTTTGTGATGGCGATTATCCCGGATGTTCCCCACCAACTGGAACAAATTTTGGATAGTGTCAAATCCTTTGATGTGAATATTATCAGTGTGGTTACTTTTGATGCCGGTGATTCTGGAGCCCGACGCATCCTGCTTAAAATCAGTCCTACAGAATATACAGCGGAAATCCAGGAGTATTTGGAATCCAAGGGATTCCGGGTTTTGAGCATGAAAGTGTTGCCCCCTTTCGAAACGGACTGATCAAACCGGAGAGACAGGCATCAAAATCGCCTGTCTCTCATCCAAATGGCAAACCACTGTTTCGAATGTCTTCCTGGGGATCTTGCCGGTTTTCATCCATCGACTTTGGATTTCCAAAAGCCCAGTTATAAAGAAGCCGGATCACCAAATCCCCAAAATCATCCGTGTTTTCCTCGACAACTGCCAACAATTTGCGGTCTGTCGGGTTGGACAAATCAAAGGATATTTCCTTCACTCTGATATCCCTCATCGAATCATAGCCCTTCCAATTTCATAATATCCTTTCACATTGGCCATTTGTGGCTCTTCCACAGCAAAAGCATGGCAAAAATGCTCTTGGACGAAGGGCTCCAACTTCCTGGCCATCCCTCCCACCAACATCACGACATCCTGACTGCTCCAGGTTTTTGATACCGTTCCGGCAATCAAATCCGCCATTTCCTTCAGATTAGACACTTTAACTGTCTCCCACCCGATTGGAAGCGTACCCGATTCACGATCAATAAACACTTTATCCTGAAAGGTGGCATAATTGGTGGTCTTGGCCCCAATATCAATAATTCGAACCAGACCCATTCGGGGGGCTGAGAAAAAGGCTCCTCCTCCCTCAATCGTAGTAAATACCCGATCCACAAAAAAGTGACGCTCCCTGCCATTCAGTTTCACAGTATGAGGACCTTCCAATAATTCCTTAACTGCTTTTTGCTCCAGATCCGTGTAGTTTCCAATGGGCAGACCTGTAATTAAAACAATTTTCCCTTTTGATTCAGCCAGATGTAATGCCGTCATAGTCAGAATCAGGGTTTCTTCGACTGCCTTTGATTCCTGCATAGCCTGTCGGGTAAATTCTCCTTCCCGTTCTGCTAATTTACCAACAAACCAACGTCGACCCTGATAGTCCAGTTCAATATCACCACTTAAGTCTTGGCGGTAATTCCGTCGGCGCCAACCACTCACTTTACTGGGAAACAAAAATGAACGTTCTTCCGTAACCACTTTGACATAACTTCGTCCACAATCCACCGCCACAATCATCTTCATCCCTC is part of the Kroppenstedtia pulmonis genome and harbors:
- the fadH gene encoding 2,4-dienoyl-CoA reductase, whose translation is MKGKTVIVTGGSSGMGKGMATRFCREGANVVITGRDSEKLDKAKQEMESLAGEILAFPMDVRKPEQVQALVEQTKETFGTIDYLVNNAAGNFVVPSEELSHNGWHSVIDIVLNGTWYCTQAVAKEWIANKQKGSVVNIVATYAWTGAAGVVHSAAAKAGVLAMSRSLAVEWGSKYGIRVNCIAPGPIEQTGGVEKLILNEQMHKRVLASIPARRFGKLEEIAGAAAFLFSPEAEFINGECLTVDGGQWMSGSRFL
- a CDS encoding GNAT family N-acetyltransferase; this encodes MIYQLDKRDYYKIKKLLQTPDQKNDLTLNSIINGMNRGTLYVDNPQAPKTALIDVTGIISLFIGDATNQKFIEALPDFLNHQLKTDTYESCGGTCFLTVATDEAWEQTLEKVLADRVYETDEELYYRFNPESFTSLKETYNPLPDHYHVRKMDREVIEKDSDGILSEVLEEVWYSLEDFYTHGLGYCVTKGNEVVSACFSCCVFENRHEISVETYDEQHMNKGLATLVCSAYLEHCMKEGLTPLWSTLKTNPESKHLAEKLGFEFESKRKTFEFEWSS
- a CDS encoding MFS transporter — protein: MNQNGLAPRIYFSLVFYLIFFGFGGFFSLLTVYFREEAQLSGTQIGTIMSIGPVVMVLAQPVWGMICDVTRRSKVVLVLTVSATGTWGLGYLFATDYVWMLVIAVALATFQAGIVPISDSLAMGYVHRQGGDYGNLRLWGAIGFASAAYLMGEASESVGLWVIFYVFALVMWLCAIISLKLPQEKVSFEVDFRSSLYRLIKIPQFPLFLIVTFLVYGPVQANNFYFGLLIQDLGGSLAGVGLGFLFAAGSEAPFMKIAGAWIRRQGLLSVIMMATVVGGLRWIFYFFEPSVFWVYVTTFTQGLSVGLFIPAALQYVQNIAPREVATTAIALYSAVGTGLGSWFFTLLGGLLIDWFNVFATYLFYGMMTLAGGLIILWIMRMETKGRITSALSR
- a CDS encoding GNAT family N-acetyltransferase — encoded protein: MIETKHLFVIPLQLKYAKAATEGRKKLESIFPYHVSTQWPSPECAEILPSIAKTLDHDSAKSLWHRLVIHKGDRKLIGEVGCKGQPDSQGKVEIGYGIVPEYRNRGYASEVTKAWVQWLLQRPEIHKVTATCKKDNPSSARVLEKAGFKKTNHDQDILYWENG
- a CDS encoding CBS domain-containing protein, whose amino-acid sequence is MFIKNCLTPKDDIVTVTPDTPLGQALDMLDRKQLHSLPVVDENGSFIGITGYSFIFKKLLEQYGHNMNNDWIGQKVEDTVHEMTPIRIDGDFEETFPVIVRYPFVPVVDEDDTTFLGIVKISDIETVITSTYGHNLPGVRFVMAIIPDVPHQLEQILDSVKSFDVNIISVVTFDAGDSGARRILLKISPTEYTAEIQEYLESKGFRVLSMKVLPPFETD
- a CDS encoding ABC transporter substrate-binding protein, translated to MKAGIEGRAGWLWFVLLGMVALISGCGSEDTSSDKGGEVRVIQHAMGETKIQGTPKRVVVLTNEGTEAALALGVKPVGAVKSWIGNPWYDHIKEDMKGVKMVGDEVQPNIEMIAGLKPDLIIGTKVRQEKAYKQLSGIAPTVMSENLSGNWKKNMMLYAEAMNKKKEGEELLKEFDSQVSEVKEKLGDQRKKEISLVRFLPGQVRIYNKDTFAGVLLEQLGFARPESQDKKTFIEEVTKERIPDMDGDVLFYFTSDRDGDVKATETEKDWMQDPLWKKMKVAKENEIYKVNEAIWNTAGGIKAARLLLEDIEKHFVSTGQDR
- a CDS encoding helix-turn-helix domain-containing protein, translating into MHDIHITLDGRIVDLHILSEREYAFYRECLSAYKTNMPRGDYLRLMQSPSNPLMEGKRAITREIAKKPLFHVVEDLEYRLAIRQKIMTPKPDSLVNQEPAQRDRFLSVSEAAKVIDVSITDILKAIKEGKIASHRDKNGGNWKVSKRSLEKYSSTT
- a CDS encoding GNAT family N-acetyltransferase → MIRWIRREDAEAFVRLRQGLDRETSFMLMEPDERRDTREQTEKMIGDVLDEAKHAIWVVEEQRELVGFLSVKRGEYHRNRHVGYLVIGILQSHTGKGWGTRLFQTMEKWAEEQKIHRLELTVMTHNEQGIALYRKMGFQVEGIKRDALWVDRQYVDEYYMAKLLPES
- a CDS encoding GNAT family N-acetyltransferase, translating into MKIVQWSLRPSVPDDLHFVFQLNKQNMRHYVEKIRGWDDEAEWQDMKSKFQPGHDRIIVVGKEDSGVLAVDTTDKEIFLRHIELLPRYHNIGIGTMLIQQLLNRSKKTGRSVRLTVLKDNPAVRLYQRLGFVITKKMPLKYEMTAKPTSR
- a CDS encoding ParM/StbA family protein; its protein translation is MKMIVAVDCGRSYVKVVTEERSFLFPSKVSGWRRRNYRQDLSGDIELDYQGRRWFVGKLAEREGEFTRQAMQESKAVEETLILTMTALHLAESKGKIVLITGLPIGNYTDLEQKAVKELLEGPHTVKLNGRERHFFVDRVFTTIEGGGAFFSAPRMGLVRIIDIGAKTTNYATFQDKVFIDRESGTLPIGWETVKVSNLKEMADLIAGTVSKTWSSQDVVMLVGGMARKLEPFVQEHFCHAFAVEEPQMANVKGYYEIGRAMIR
- a CDS encoding NUDIX hydrolase; protein product: MLTFETNQGRFNFRVAGVALHQGRVLLHRLPGEAFWTMPGGRGELMEPTRETLAREMQEELGVQARVENLLWIVENFYHYEDREVHELAFYYRMFLPDEDSICTTEGIFQREDDGAPLLFQWHDIQRLEEIALYPSFLKKSLSDLPISPCHLVHTDVEH